In Saprospiraceae bacterium, the sequence GGCTTATTGAGCAATAAGCATTTTATAATTTTTATGAATTGGCTTAAGGTTTTATTAAAGTCATCTCAAGTGCATGGCTCAGATGCATTTGCTATTAATTTTACAAGATGAGGTTTGATCAACTTGCTTGAAACCAACAGTAAGTATCAATACCAAGAACATATCCACGCTTTGGTCCCGAAAAGTCGGGACTTTTTTTTGTGTGTAATTGAGATAGCTCTATTTGTTCTACTTACCTATCATCCCGCCAAAACCTCCAGTACCTTATCATTGGTAAATGGCAAGTGTCTTAGGGGTTTTCCAGTTAAGGTCAAAAATGCATTGGCTATTGCTCCTCCCATCAAGGGCAGACTTACCTCACCCAGGCTTGTAGGTGGCAGCGAAGAAGGTATGAGCGCTATCTCAATACTTTCCGGAGCATCGGCCATCCTGAGGATAGGGTAGTCGTGAAAATTAGATTGTTGCACCTTGCCATTTTTAAAAGTTATGCTTTCAAATAAAGTGCTACTGATTCCCATAACGATCCCGCCTTCCATTTGTGCGATGGCATTATTAGGCTGTACGATGACACCGGCGTCTACTGCTGCCCAAACGTGGTGTACTCTGATCTGTCCACTGTCTGGATCCAATGCGATCTCCACTACGCCTGCGGTGTAGGATCCTCCATAATCTGAAAAAGCTAAGCCTTTGGCTCGTCCTTTTGAAATAGGCGCACCCCATTTTGACATGGTGGCCACTTTATCCAGAATGGCTAGGTGTCGGGGCGAATCTTTCATCAATCTGCGACGATACGCATAGGTATCTATTTTTTGATCGTATGCGATTTCACCAATAAATGCCTCCTGGGCAAATTTATTAGGCCCATGGCCTACTGATCGCCAGAAAGCAGTGCGCACGCCATGGTCTGCAAGATGTAGTCTGACCGACTGATCTGGAATCGAATAATAATCCATTTTTACACCCCCGGTTTGAAGTCGCTCATCGGGCCCAGCCACATCGTGTTGCCAGCCTGTGATGTTGCCTTTGTTATCAACCCCTGCTTTGAGTCTCTGCAGGCTGATAGGCCGGAAGGCCCCATATTGAATATCGTCTTCACGACTCCAGATTAATTTGACAGGCAGTTTGACTTGCTTAGCTATAATCGCAGCTTCGGATGAAAAGCCGGATCTTCTGCCAAATCCTCCTCCTAAATAACAGGTATTGAATTTAATCTTGCTCTCATCAATATTCAACACTTTGGCGATGGAATTTCGATCACCATCAGGCATCTGAGTACCCACCCAAGCCTCTGCACTCTGACCATCTCCAGCTACAGACACTACCAGGTTAAGTGGTTCCATTTGAGCATGACATAAATAATCTGTAAAATAGTCACCGCTATATACTTTGGAAGCAGATTTAATAACCTTGGCTGCATCACCTGATTCCAACACTACCTTTATTTTATCACTGGAGTTAGCTGTCACCATCGCTTGGTATTGACCAAAGCTCTTAGTGCTGTCATAACCTTCTGCCTTAGCGCCTTCGCTCCATTTGATTTGCATGGACTTTTTGGCTTTCAGCGCCTGACCATAGGTCTTGGCCACTACGGCGATGCCATGATCCAATGAGACAATATCTATTAATCCATCGGATTCACGTACCTCCTTTTCATTGAGTAGTTGCGGTTTGGTACCATTGATTGGTGATCTGCTCATAGATGCATACACCATCCCCTCTACCTGGGTATCTATAGCATAAGAAGCACTGCCATTGACTTTGGCAGGAATATCAAACCTTGGCATGACATGGCCTACCAATCTAAAGGTTGCAGGGTCTTTTAAATCTTGCTCTGTAACCGCCGGCAGAGGGTTTGGAATTTTAGCAAATGAGACGATCTCTCCATAACCTATCTTTCTTCCACTGATTTTATGCAAAACTGTACTTGGTTCTGTGATAAGATCGCCAATCGGAACTTGCCATTTTTCTGCAACATTCTGCAATAAAACTTTTCTTGCCTGGGCTCCAGCCAAACGCAAACCATTGTAATATCCTTTGATGGTACGACTGCCTACTGTCATCATAGGCCCTCCTAATTTGCCACCCCACTGCAGCCCATAAATAGCTGGTATCACCGGAGCATTTTCTATACGTACCATGTTCCAGTCTGCATCCAATTCTTCTGCGATGATGGCCGCCAGAGCAGTCATCGATCCCTGGCCCATCTCAGCCGCAGGGTTGAATATCGTGATCATGCCATTCTTGCCAATTTGCACCCAAGCTGTCACTTCCTCTAGTGGTGATTCAGCAGTTGTTTGTGTGCGTTTTTTTAAAAATCCGGGATTGATAGCTCCTGCAGTAATAAAAAATCCAAGTCCACCAGCACTTACGACGAATTGGCGCCGAGTGATTCCAGCAGTTTGGTCGTTATTTTTTTTCATTAATTTCCAGCTTTTGTAGTGACAGAAGAAGCTCTTTCGATAGCTTTGATGATTCTCAGGTAGGTGCCGCATCTGCACAAAACTCCATTCATATGGTTGATGATTTCTTCCCGATTGGGGGTTGGATTGCTTTTGAGTAAGGCTGCTGCTTGCATAATCTGACCAGATTGACAATATCCACATTGGGGTACCTGTTCGTCGATCCAGGCTTGTTGTAATGGATGTAGTTGCTCTACCCCCAATCCTTCAATCGTAGTCACGGATCTGCCGGCTGCCGCAGAGATCGAAGTCATACAGGATCTGACTGGTACTCCGTCCAAATGTACCGTGCAAGCACCACACAAAGATGCCCCGCAACCAAACTTAGTTCCAGTCAACTTTAAAGTATCCCTTAAAATCCACAGTAGGGTAGCATCGGCTTCAGAATCAACCTGTACCGGTTTGCCATTGAGTTTAAAACTAGTTTTCATCCAATATCGATTAGTGATTTAAAAGAAGTCTAAGATACCTTATTATCCAACAAAAATTAGTAGCCATCAGAATAAGTCTATATATTCGACTTAAATATGTCTGAAAAATCAACAAACTATATAAAAGGCAGGGGGGCTCAATTCAATCCAAACAACCCTTTCAATAAATGGATGCAGGATGAACACCTCGTCCTGTCTGGTGAGACCAAGTATATTCCTACCCATGCTAAAACTTTGGTCAATAAAGTAGAAAGTCCGGATATACCCATGCCATACTCCATGAATCCTTACCAGGGCTGCGAACATGGATGTGTTTATTGTTATGCAAGAAATACCCATCCATACTGGGGATACAGTGCTGGCCTGGATTTTGAGCAAAAAATATTGATCAAACACGAGGCTCCAGGCTTATTAAGAAAATTTTTGAATAACAAAAATTATCAATGTCAACCTATCATGCTTTCAGGCAATACGGATTGTTACCAACCAGCTGAGCGGGAATTTAAACTGACACGCCAACTCATCGAACTTTGCCTGGAGTACAAACAGCCTATCAGCATCATTACCAAAAATGCATTAGTAGCCCGCGATATAGATTTGTTAGAAGCATTGGCTGTTCAAGGTCTGGCCCAAGTCTTAATCTCTATCACCACCTTGGATGAAGGTATCAGATCTTTGTTGGAACCCAGGACATCTACTATTAGCAAAAGGCTTCAAACGGTAAGTTTATTGGCTGAGCATAATATCCCTGTATGTGTGATGATGGCTCCGGTGATACCCGGACTTACTCATCATGAGATCATCCCTATGGTCAAAATGTGCAAGGAGCGTGGCGCTCATGATTTTTATTATACAGTACTTAGATTAAATGGGGATGTCGAGGTTATTTTTAATGATTGGATTAAAAAAACTTTTCCTGACAGAGCTGATAAAATCTTAAATCAAACAGCAGCGTGTCATGGTGGTTCTGTGCAGGACAAAAGATTTGGTACCAGAATGAAAGGTGAAGGTGTTTTAGCATTGAATATTAAAAACCAGGTAAAATTGGCTAAAAATAAATATGGTCTGCCTTCAAGGGCTTATGCCGGCTTGGATTGCACCAGGTTCCAACGACCAGGTGCCCAATTATCCCTTTTTTGACAAATTAGAGATTGACTTGCAGCGCGAGGATATCTTCTATAGTCTCTCTGCGCCTGATCAACTGAGTGCTTCCATCGCTTCTAAAATATACTTCTGCCGGTCTCGGGCGAGAGTTATAAGGTGATGACATTGAAAAGCAATAAGCTCCAGCATTTTCAAATTCAAGGATATCGCCTGGTCTGATTTGAGCTATAGATCGGTCTGAAGCAAATGTATCGGTCTCGCAGATATTGCCTACCACATCATAAGTCAATAAAGATCCGGACGGATTACTCAGATTATTAATAGTATGATATGCGCCGTAAAACATGGGCCTGATGAGGTGATTAAAACCACTATCGACTCCTGCAAAAGTAATTCCGCCATTTTCTTTTACGCCGGTGCACGTGACCAAAAACCGACCTGCCTGACTGACAATAAATTTGCCTGGTTCAAAAATCAGGCGAAGTGGTGATCCATAATGGGTACAAAATTTCGAAAATCGCTCACTGACTATTTGGCCTAGCGTTCTAATATTAGTCTCTTTATCTCCGGGATAATAAGACACCTTAAATCCGCTACCCAAATCTATATATTCTAATTTTGGAAATTTTGGGGCTACCTCTAAAAGTACTTCGACAGCCTGCATAAATTGACCGGCCTCCAGGATGTCACTTCCACTATGTATGTGCAAGCCATTGATTTTTAACCCTTTGAGCTCGATCAGATCAAGGAGTGCTGGTACATAATTCATACCAATTCCAAACTTAGCTTTTGCATGGCCTACCGAAGTTTTTTCATAAGCTCCCGCCATGACCGAAGGATTCATGCGGAGGCCCATTGGAGTTTGGGGGCGATTAACCAGCATCCAATCGACCATCTGCATACTGTCTACGGTGAGCTGTATGCCCTGCTCAATGGCGAATATGATTTCTTCCGTTGAAGCAAAAGTGGGGGTAAATCTAATCTTCGAAGGTTCAAATCCAGCTCTGAGGGCGGTGATCATCTCTCCCTGGGACACACAGTCGACTCCAATGCCCTGATGCCTCAATGTATCCAGAACGGCTAAATTGCTGTTAGCTTTCATGGCATAGCAAAATATCAGATCAGGATAAGTAAAACTTGTCTTTAAAGTATCTACCTGATCTATAATCCTTTGTTCATCATATACATAAAGTGGAGTACCAAAAGTGGCAGTTATGTCAATTAATTTTTTTTCCATCATCGGTGAATTGTAAAATGCTCGTATCCGGGTGGCAAATTTAATAAACTATAGCCTGGACCAGGGCATGATTTGGAGGGATGGTTAAAGAAAGTTAGCGAGAAAGTATTATTTGCAATTGATCACCAATGGCGGCAAGGTGACTATATTACTTTGATTGCCTGATCTATCCTTGATGTACAATTGATAGGTCACAGTATCTGTCATAGGTAGACTGGGTACACTACAAGGATCCGCATTGGCATAATAGCAACATACATTAAACAAAGTGGTATGCAAAATGGTAATGGTACCTGCAACACCGTTATTCACTCCTTTTTGTGGAATGACAGGCATGCTATAAGTGATTTCTTTGCCGTCCCGATCGTCGATCATAAAGATATTGGCCATGTTTTGAGGGTCTCCAAGGTCTCCATCTCCATCAGTAAAAGATATCCTGATTAATAAGGAATCATCTCTGACTCTTCCCTGATCTATCACTGTTTTATTGATCCCTTCTATCTCAATCTCCGGGATATCCGAATACTTAGGGGCAACTATGCACGCACCTATCAGGAAGGTAATTAATACTGCTAAAAAGGCTCTGTTTGCCATAAACACTGTAAATATCAGTGATTTTTGATTGATGTGGGGGCTTACTTCTCCATATTTTTTTCCGATCATTGCCTTATGGACTGGGAAAAGGAAAGAATAAATCTGCAAAAAACGATCTTATCCAGCGATTTTGATTTTAATGAAATGGCTTTAAAAATATTTCAGCTTCAGTACAAGTTTAACGCAGTATATCGTATGTATTTGGATAAGTTGCACATTGATCCGAAGTACATTATAGAACCAGATGCCATTCCTTTTCTTCCGATCCAGTTTTTTAAATATCAATTGATCCAGACTGGGACATATCAGCCTGAAAAAGTATTTTATAGCAGTGGGACTACAGGTATACAGAGGAGTTCACATGGTATA encodes:
- a CDS encoding xanthine dehydrogenase family protein molybdopterin-binding subunit, whose product is MRHLPENHQSYRKSFFCHYKSWKLMKKNNDQTAGITRRQFVVSAGGLGFFITAGAINPGFLKKRTQTTAESPLEEVTAWVQIGKNGMITIFNPAAEMGQGSMTALAAIIAEELDADWNMVRIENAPVIPAIYGLQWGGKLGGPMMTVGSRTIKGYYNGLRLAGAQARKVLLQNVAEKWQVPIGDLITEPSTVLHKISGRKIGYGEIVSFAKIPNPLPAVTEQDLKDPATFRLVGHVMPRFDIPAKVNGSASYAIDTQVEGMVYASMSRSPINGTKPQLLNEKEVRESDGLIDIVSLDHGIAVVAKTYGQALKAKKSMQIKWSEGAKAEGYDSTKSFGQYQAMVTANSSDKIKVVLESGDAAKVIKSASKVYSGDYFTDYLCHAQMEPLNLVVSVAGDGQSAEAWVGTQMPDGDRNSIAKVLNIDESKIKFNTCYLGGGFGRRSGFSSEAAIIAKQVKLPVKLIWSREDDIQYGAFRPISLQRLKAGVDNKGNITGWQHDVAGPDERLQTGGVKMDYYSIPDQSVRLHLADHGVRTAFWRSVGHGPNKFAQEAFIGEIAYDQKIDTYAYRRRLMKDSPRHLAILDKVATMSKWGAPISKGRAKGLAFSDYGGSYTAGVVEIALDPDSGQIRVHHVWAAVDAGVIVQPNNAIAQMEGGIVMGISSTLFESITFKNGKVQQSNFHDYPILRMADAPESIEIALIPSSLPPTSLGEVSLPLMGGAIANAFLTLTGKPLRHLPFTNDKVLEVLAG
- a CDS encoding (2Fe-2S)-binding protein, with the translated sequence MKTSFKLNGKPVQVDSEADATLLWILRDTLKLTGTKFGCGASLCGACTVHLDGVPVRSCMTSISAAAGRSVTTIEGLGVEQLHPLQQAWIDEQVPQCGYCQSGQIMQAAALLKSNPTPNREEIINHMNGVLCRCGTYLRIIKAIERASSVTTKAGN
- a CDS encoding PA0069 family radical SAM protein; translation: MSEKSTNYIKGRGAQFNPNNPFNKWMQDEHLVLSGETKYIPTHAKTLVNKVESPDIPMPYSMNPYQGCEHGCVYCYARNTHPYWGYSAGLDFEQKILIKHEAPGLLRKFLNNKNYQCQPIMLSGNTDCYQPAEREFKLTRQLIELCLEYKQPISIITKNALVARDIDLLEALAVQGLAQVLISITTLDEGIRSLLEPRTSTISKRLQTVSLLAEHNIPVCVMMAPVIPGLTHHEIIPMVKMCKERGAHDFYYTVLRLNGDVEVIFNDWIKKTFPDRADKILNQTAACHGGSVQDKRFGTRMKGEGVLALNIKNQVKLAKNKYGLPSRAYAGLDCTRFQRPGAQLSLF
- the lysA gene encoding diaminopimelate decarboxylase, producing MMEKKLIDITATFGTPLYVYDEQRIIDQVDTLKTSFTYPDLIFCYAMKANSNLAVLDTLRHQGIGVDCVSQGEMITALRAGFEPSKIRFTPTFASTEEIIFAIEQGIQLTVDSMQMVDWMLVNRPQTPMGLRMNPSVMAGAYEKTSVGHAKAKFGIGMNYVPALLDLIELKGLKINGLHIHSGSDILEAGQFMQAVEVLLEVAPKFPKLEYIDLGSGFKVSYYPGDKETNIRTLGQIVSERFSKFCTHYGSPLRLIFEPGKFIVSQAGRFLVTCTGVKENGGITFAGVDSGFNHLIRPMFYGAYHTINNLSNPSGSLLTYDVVGNICETDTFASDRSIAQIRPGDILEFENAGAYCFSMSSPYNSRPRPAEVYFRSDGSTQLIRRRETIEDILALQVNL